A stretch of the Arvicanthis niloticus isolate mArvNil1 chromosome 30, mArvNil1.pat.X, whole genome shotgun sequence genome encodes the following:
- the Zscan4 gene encoding zinc finger and SCAN domain-containing protein 4: MASRCRENLIHKSSSNDFELDNAEFIPTQASAVQWGEDISRSPGAQFNVSPNDTGSLAKQELQTLWEMFTSWLQPEKQSKKQMISQLVLQQFLLTGHCKDKFALKEKWKASGRNMGRFMAGLTDECLKPPAMVHVAMNGQEALFSENMPLKEVITHLEQQRAATTPTQENARALLEIPKDIFLATGHENTEDGRQTLWNASAENGSVNRSGTVRDSRLTFQRVQYPELEEEDVSYGIPQVVRIGSQGTSRSQEMSLRASSSEGVLMEVQPVFLSLTEQAEDTGDGHNTTDISGGIISLTSEGDSIYIIQREPCSDPDVEGVCYGVPQDLTIAMCGTSRSLEESLWAASSEVVPMEAPGFLSRPEQPTPKPAPLFQHHEANSTFEGYQERLQRDPKPYKCEECPRTFKYPCNLSIHQKTHRKEKPFFCKECQIGFYHESALQVHEVIHKAEKPFTCSICGRAFRYKTNLQAHERIHTGERPYSCSLCNSTFRQSSTYHRHLRKFHKSE; the protein is encoded by the exons ATGGCTTCACGGTGCAGAGAAAACTTGATTCACAAGTCATCATCAAATGACTTTGAATTAGACAATGCAGAGTTCATTCCAACCCAGGCTTCTGCTGTGCAGTGGGGAGAAGACATCTCTCGCTCACCAGGTGCTCAGTTCAATGTTTCCCCAAATGACACTGGCTCCCTGGCAAAGCAGGAGCTGCAAACACTCTGGGAGATGTTTACCTCCTGGTTGCAGCCTGAAAAGCAGAGCAAGAAGCAGATGATTTCTCAACTGGTCTTGCAGCAGTTTCTCCTCACTGGGCACTGCAAGGACAAGTTTGCCTTGAAAGAGAAGTGGAAAGCCAGTGGCAGAAACATGGGGAGATTCATGGCAGGTCTGACTGATGAGTGCTTGAAGCCTCCTGCCATG GTCCATGTTGCCATGAATGGGCAGGAAGCCCTCTTTTCTGAGAACATGCCCTTAAAAGAAGTCATCACACATTTGGAGCAACAGAGAGCAGCAACAACTCCAACACAAGAGAATGCAAGGGCACTCTTGGAGATTCCCAAAGATATATTCTTGGCAACAG GACATGAAAATACAGAAGATGGCCGCCAAACTCTCTGGAATGCTAGTGCTGAAAATGGCAGTGTTAATCGTAGTGGAACTGTGAGGGATTCCCGTCTCACTTTCCAGAGAGTTCAGTATCCGGAGCTTGAAGAGGAAGATGTTTCTTATGGAATCCCTCAGGTTGTCAGAATAGGAAGTCAGGGTACTTCTAGGTCCCAGGAGATGTCCCTGAGGGCATCTTCTTCTGAAGGTGTCCTTATGGAGGTACAACCAGTGTTTCTCTCCCTGACAGAGCAGGCTGaggacactggggatggccaCAACACTACCGATATAAGTGGTGGTATTATTAGTCTCACAAGTGAGGGAGACTCCATTTACATTATCCAGAGAGAGCCGTGTTCTGACCCTGATGTGGAAGGTGTTTGTTATGGAGTGCCTCAGGATTTAACAATAGCAATGTGTGGTACCTCCAGGTCCCTGGAAGAGTCCCTGTGGGCAGCTTCTTCTGAAGTTGTTCCTATGGAGGCACCAGGCTTCCTGTCCAGGCCAGAGCAGCCTACCCCTAAGCCTGCCCCTCTTTTCCAGCATCACGAGGCAAATTCCACCTTTGAGGGTTACCAAGAGAGACTCCAGAGAGACCCCAAACCATACAAATGTGAGGAATGTCCCAGAACCTTCAAATATCCCTGCAACCTCTCCATCCACCAGAAAACACACAGGAAGGAGAAGCCATTTTTCTGTAAGGAGTGCCAGATAGGCTTTTACCATGAATCAGCACTTCAAGTTCATGAGGTCATACACAAGGCAGAGAAGCCTTTCACATGCAGTATATGTGGAAGGGCCTTTAGATACAAGACCAACCTGCAGGCTCATGAGAGAATTCACACAGGAGAGAGACCTTACTCCTGCTCTCTGTGTAATAGTACCTTCCGCCAGTCATCCACATACCACCGTCATCTGAGGAAGTTCCACAAATCAGAATGA